The Priestia koreensis genomic interval TCCAAATCGTTCGGCTTCTTTTAATAATTCCGTAACAAGGGCAGCTCCGATTCCGCTATGTTGATATGCGGGGTGAACAATAATATCTTCCATATACCCGTGTTCTAGTCCCGTTCCGCACACATATCCAAACGCAATTAGCTGTTGATTAGCATCTCGCGCTCCGCCCCAAAAATTACAGCGCTCAAACAGAACTGGGTAGTCATCATCGCGTCTCCCCCATCCAACGCTTTCTCGTAAATGTGGTACTTCTAAATCTGATATAGGAAGGTTGATTAAAATC includes:
- a CDS encoding GNAT family N-acetyltransferase — its product is MNQRILINLPISDLEVPHLRESVGWGRRDDDYPVLFERCNFWGGARDANQQLIAFGYVCGTGLEHGYMEDIIVHPAYQHSGIGAALVTELLKEAERFGLQIVTVSYSA